GTAAATCAGATGCATATTACGTTGAAGTTTTTGGGTCCGACTGATTTAGATGACATCATGCCCCTTAGTTCGATTCTGAAAACCATGCGAACTCAATTTTCACGTACAAAACTGGCATTCAAGGGCCTGGGCGCATTCCCCCGCCCTGACCGCCCGAATGTGATTTGGGCAGGTATCACTACCAATGCTACGGTGTTAACAGAAATGGCAGAGTATTTAGAAACAGAAACAGGGAAACTGGGCTATGCTCCTGAACGCAAAAGTTTTCATCCACATCTCACACTGGCCCGTATCAAAACTCAACCCCCGGATGAACTGTTTCAAATTTTAGAGGATCGGCGAAACGCAGAATGGGGTGAAACCACGATTGATACAATCAAATTTTATCAGTCGGAACTCAGATCTCAGGGCGCACGCTACCATGAGATGCAAACAGTGAAGCTCTCTCAAGGTTGATCCGGATTCGGTTCCAAAATCAATTTTGGTCTGAAAAACAAAAATCGTACTGCTAACCCCAGAACAATCAACGTACAGCCAACAAGCGTTGTGAACGAGACAGTCTCACCCCAAAATATCCAGACCCAGATCGGATTCAAAATCGGTTCAGCCAGAACCAATAGTGCCGCTTCCTGTGAATTGACTGTTTTGACCGCGTGGGAAAAGATCACATACGGGGCTCCCATCTGAATCACACCCATTAAGGCGATCAGACCAAATTGCACACCAGTGAGAGAGATTCCCAGTGTCAGCGCCCAGGGAGCGACCAGTGCGGAAGAAAACAACAGACATAACGCAACCAGCCAGGCGGGATGTTCATCCCTCAACATTCGAAAGAAAATGACAACAAGCGCATAAGTAATCCCACTCAACAAAGCAAACAGATTTCCCATAAAATTTTTGCCCGCGCCATCTGCAAACACGATAAAACCAATTCCCATCATCACAATCAAAATGGAGAGAATCGATCCTCGTTCAATTCTCTCTTTCAAAAGGAGAAAACCAAACAGCATCGCCCACGCCACACTTGTATTCTGCAGAAAAATCGCGGCCGCCGCTGATGTCTTGGTCATCGCGACCATAAACAGTAGATTCATCAAACCAAAGGTAACCAAGAGTGGTATCAAAACAGGGCGCCAACGGATTTGGTTTAATTTAACAAACGGCAGCAGGAATAAACCCGCAAAGAAGACGCGATAACAGGCCAGAATCAGCCCGCGGTCTGCCTCAGGAATGGACAAGAAAGGTGGCGACTTAATAAACAGACCGCTCAGACTCCACAATACGGAAGCCAAAAGTATTAAGAGTCGGGCTCGGAACAGCTTTCTACGATCAACGTCATTCATGATTGAAGGCAATCTGTTCCTGCTACTGCCAAAATCGATTACAGATTTGTGGCAGCAATGGCGGCGGGGACTTCAATCGTTCCTTCGTATAAGGCACGACCAATGATTGCGCCCATTAATCGAGGATGTTGTTGATGGACTTCCCCCAGACGTGAAACATCTTTGAGCGTTGTGACTCCCCCCGAAGCGATGACAGGCAACCCGAGTTCTGTTAACTGGATCATGTCCTGAATCGTGGCTTCATCGACTCCCTGCATCATGCCGTCATTGGCAATGTTCGTATAAATGACGGCAGCCAGATCGACGCCGACATACTCTTTCGCCAAATCGAGGGCTGAAGTTTCAGAGACATCCAGCCAGCCCTCGGTAGCAACTTTCGAATCGCGGGCATCCAGACCCAATGCCAGCCTTTGCGGATAACGCTGTACCATTTCTTTGAACCATTGCGGGTCTTTCAACGCCTGCGTACCCACAATCACCCGATCAATGCCAATGTCATCCAGCATCAACTGAATCGCGGCTTCATCCCGGATTCCACCACCCATCTGACAGGGCACTGAGACTGCATCCACAATCTTTTTCACGACTTCATGATTGACGGGTTTTCCAGCCTTGGCGCCATCGAGGTCCACCAGATGCAAACGTTGTGCGCCTCCCTCTGCCCAGCGGAGTGCCATTTCTGTGGGATCATCACCGAAGACGGTTTCCTGGCCGTAATCGCCTTGTCGCAAACGCACACACTTGCCTCCTCGAATATCGATGGCGGGCAATATTTCCATAGTTGATCAGTCTTTCTAGATTCCTGTTTAATTCGATTTGTCTCGAATTAGAATGAAGCAAAATTTTCCAGTAGTTTCAATCCTGCACTTTGACTTTTTTCAGGATGAAACTGGGCAGCGACAATGTTATCGCGGGCAACCATCGAAGCAAAGCGACAGCCATAATCAGTGTAAGCAGCAACAACTGATTCCTCTTCAGGGGCGACATAATAACTGTGCACAAAATAGAAATATTCCTGTTCGGGAATGCCTTCCAGAATCGGATGAGGGGCCGTTGGTTCAATCTGATTCCAACCCATGTGTGGAATTTTCAGACCGGGCTGATCCTGAAAACGGATCACTTTTCCCGGAATCACGCCCAACCCTGCGTATTCTCCGTCTTCATAACTGGTTTCGAAGAGCAATTGCAAACCCAGGCAAATTCCCAGAAAGGGTTTGCCGGATTGAATCTGCTCCAGAATGGGTTCGACTAACGACTGCTCTTTTAAAGCATGGATTGCGTCTCGGAAGGCTCCCACACCGGGGAGCACCAATTTAGACGCCTGCGAAATTTCTTCCGGCCGGCAACTGATAACCGCCTGTGAGCCCACCTTTTCAAAGGCTTTCTGGACACTTCGCAGATTTCCCATTCCATAATCGACAATCGTAATCATAGCTGCTTCTAAGTTAAGGTTTTATATCAAGTTCTGGCAAATATACTACTACGGATACCTAAAGAGACACATTCGAAACGGATGAGTTCGACGTGTGTAGCAGATTCTAGTCTCTGAACCGGTTTTTGTGAATGATGCGTACAAAAATGGTCGTATTCCTGAAATTACAAGCACACAATTCCCATTTCAGAATTGTTGATCAGGGCCATGGATATTAGAGAAATAAGACAAAGCAATAAGTGTGCTTTGTCAATACTATCGCGAGTATTTTCACTAAGCCATTTACCTAGATGTGAAGTCAATCGCTTCCTCGATGCTGGAACCAGGGACTATGTAAGAGTATAATCGTACAGTGAATCAAATTTGAGTATCTCACCCCTTAATTTATTGATCACGTTGTACGTTTCATCGAGTTTTTCAGAAGGACCCCCTTATGTCAGCGACTACTTTGACAATTCGTGATGAAACCATGACCGGAAACATTACCGGAGAATTGACTTTAGAGTTTCTGACAGAAACCATAACCGTGCGCGAGTTGATTCGCAGTCGGGTTTATCAGGAAGTGAAAGACTATAACACGACACAACCTGAGCATTTTCATGGCCTGGTCCGTCCAACAGATACCGAAGAAACACTCAATGGCTTCAAACAAAAAACACGCCGTGAAATCGACTGGAATCAACAGTATGAAAAAGTCATTGAGGCGTTTGAACGGAATCAGGTGCTGATCCTGATCAACGATCATCAAGCCGAAACACTGGAAGAGGAAATCACGGTTTCCCCTCAAACCGAAGTAACGTTTCTGAAACTGACTCTCCTGGTGGGAGGCTGATCCGCTGACATTTATTAGTCTACGAGCTTGAAAACCTGCCGCATCCAACAACTCCACAAACAATAAAAGCACAAGACAGATTCACTCCTATGGAATATTCTCTTCGCGCTGACGAACTCTACCGGCAATTACTGAATGATGTTGATAGGGAAATTTATACTTTGAATGAAGTTGGTACATTCCCCATCGTAAAGGAAATTCTAGCAGAAGAGAAAACTGTGCAAAAGAATTTTATCTTTCTGACATTCGGGCTGATGTATCATGATCCCAATTCGGAAGATTGGCCGGAATGTCTCAAAAAATTATATCAATCTCTGCCAGATAAGAGACCAGGTATTGCAATCATAGCAATTCAGACTGCGGCCCGACTGTTGCTCCGAAACTTTCCTTTCAGCATACAAGAATATGCCTGGCTGGCAGATCGCTGTACCCAAGCCCAAGATATCTA
The Gimesia aquarii DNA segment above includes these coding regions:
- the thpR gene encoding RNA 2',3'-cyclic phosphodiesterase, with translation MMHTNRTRTFIAVPIQPPRGLKKLMPKLEKLGSGVRPIPVNQMHITLKFLGPTDLDDIMPLSSILKTMRTQFSRTKLAFKGLGAFPRPDRPNVIWAGITTNATVLTEMAEYLETETGKLGYAPERKSFHPHLTLARIKTQPPDELFQILEDRRNAEWGETTIDTIKFYQSELRSQGARYHEMQTVKLSQG
- a CDS encoding DMT family transporter, with the translated sequence MNDVDRRKLFRARLLILLASVLWSLSGLFIKSPPFLSIPEADRGLILACYRVFFAGLFLLPFVKLNQIRWRPVLIPLLVTFGLMNLLFMVAMTKTSAAAAIFLQNTSVAWAMLFGFLLLKERIERGSILSILIVMMGIGFIVFADGAGKNFMGNLFALLSGITYALVVIFFRMLRDEHPAWLVALCLLFSSALVAPWALTLGISLTGVQFGLIALMGVIQMGAPYVIFSHAVKTVNSQEAALLVLAEPILNPIWVWIFWGETVSFTTLVGCTLIVLGLAVRFLFFRPKLILEPNPDQP
- the hisA gene encoding 1-(5-phosphoribosyl)-5-[(5-phosphoribosylamino)methylideneamino]imidazole-4-carboxamide isomerase; translation: MEILPAIDIRGGKCVRLRQGDYGQETVFGDDPTEMALRWAEGGAQRLHLVDLDGAKAGKPVNHEVVKKIVDAVSVPCQMGGGIRDEAAIQLMLDDIGIDRVIVGTQALKDPQWFKEMVQRYPQRLALGLDARDSKVATEGWLDVSETSALDLAKEYVGVDLAAVIYTNIANDGMMQGVDEATIQDMIQLTELGLPVIASGGVTTLKDVSRLGEVHQQHPRLMGAIIGRALYEGTIEVPAAIAATNL
- the hisH gene encoding imidazole glycerol phosphate synthase subunit HisH, producing MITIVDYGMGNLRSVQKAFEKVGSQAVISCRPEEISQASKLVLPGVGAFRDAIHALKEQSLVEPILEQIQSGKPFLGICLGLQLLFETSYEDGEYAGLGVIPGKVIRFQDQPGLKIPHMGWNQIEPTAPHPILEGIPEQEYFYFVHSYYVAPEEESVVAAYTDYGCRFASMVARDNIVAAQFHPEKSQSAGLKLLENFASF